One Streptomyces sp. CNQ-509 DNA window includes the following coding sequences:
- the purS gene encoding phosphoribosylformylglycinamidine synthase subunit PurS, with protein sequence MARVVVDVMLKPEILDPQGQAVQRALPRLGFAGIADVRQGKRFELEVEGPVDDAALAQINTMAETFLANTVIEDFTVRVEEVAHGGEAK encoded by the coding sequence GTGGCCCGCGTCGTAGTCGACGTCATGCTCAAGCCGGAGATCCTCGACCCTCAGGGGCAGGCGGTGCAGCGCGCGCTGCCGCGCCTCGGCTTCGCCGGGATCGCCGATGTCCGCCAGGGCAAGCGCTTCGAGCTCGAAGTGGAGGGGCCGGTCGACGACGCCGCCCTCGCGCAGATCAACACGATGGCCGAGACGTTCCTTGCGAACACCGTGATCGAGGACTTCACCGTACGTGTCGAGGAAGTCGCGCACGGGGGAGAGGCGAAGTGA
- the purL gene encoding phosphoribosylformylglycinamidine synthase subunit PurL: MTLDTVKHASGSPGTEQPWAELGLKQNEYEQIREILGRRPTGAELAMYSVMWSEHCSYKSSKVHLKQFGDKAPPSDALLVGIGEQAGVVDVGQGYAVTFKVESHNHPSYVEPYQGAATGIGGIVRDIIAMGARPVAVMDPLRFGAADHPDTKRVLPGVVAGIGGYGNCLGLPNIGGEVVFDPCYQGNPLVNALCVGVMRHEDIHLAKAAGVGNKVILYGARTGGDGIGGASILASETFTDTSAADAAGAKPSKRPSVQVGDPFQEKLLIECTLEAFHEDLVVGIQDLGAAGLSCATSELASNGTGGMRVELDVVPLRDATLSPEEILMSESQERMCAVVEPAKADRFLAICEKWDVTATVIGEVTDGDRLEIYWHGEQIVDVPPRTVAHDGPVYERPMARPGWLDALQADDAAKLPRPADGAELRAQVLRLVGSPNQADKSWITSQYDRFVLGNTVLAQPEDSGMIRIDEETGLGVALATDGNGRYAKLDPYAGAQLALAESYRNVAATGARPLAVTDCLNFPSPEDPAGMWQFAEACRGLADACRTLGTPVTGGNVSLYNQTGDQPIHPTPVVGVLGVIDDVARRTPMAFAQEGQLLYLLGETKEELGGSAWSQVVHDHLGGLPPAVDLERERLLAEILISASRDGMIDAAHDLSDGGLVQAVIESCLKGGHGARLVVPEGLDPAVFLFSESQGRAVVAVPRSEEMRFTDMCGARGLPATRIGVVDGDAVELQGQFTLPLAELRETYERTIPELFA, from the coding sequence GTGACCCTGGACACCGTCAAGCACGCCTCGGGGAGCCCCGGCACCGAGCAGCCGTGGGCCGAACTCGGCCTGAAGCAGAACGAGTACGAGCAGATCCGCGAGATCCTCGGCCGCCGCCCGACCGGTGCGGAACTGGCCATGTACTCCGTCATGTGGTCGGAGCACTGCTCGTACAAATCGAGCAAGGTGCACCTCAAGCAGTTCGGCGACAAGGCCCCGCCCTCCGACGCCCTCCTCGTCGGCATCGGCGAGCAGGCGGGCGTCGTGGACGTCGGCCAGGGCTACGCCGTCACGTTCAAGGTCGAATCGCACAACCACCCCTCGTACGTGGAGCCTTACCAGGGCGCCGCCACCGGCATCGGCGGCATCGTCCGCGACATCATCGCCATGGGCGCCCGCCCTGTCGCCGTGATGGACCCGCTGCGCTTCGGCGCCGCCGACCACCCCGACACCAAGCGCGTGCTGCCCGGCGTCGTCGCCGGCATCGGCGGCTACGGCAACTGCCTCGGCCTGCCCAACATCGGCGGCGAGGTCGTCTTCGACCCCTGCTACCAGGGCAACCCGCTCGTCAACGCCCTCTGCGTCGGCGTCATGCGGCACGAGGACATCCATCTCGCCAAGGCCGCGGGCGTCGGCAACAAGGTGATCCTCTACGGCGCCCGCACCGGCGGCGACGGCATCGGCGGCGCCTCCATCCTGGCCTCCGAGACCTTCACTGATACATCAGCGGCTGACGCCGCGGGCGCCAAGCCCAGCAAGCGCCCCAGCGTGCAGGTCGGCGACCCCTTCCAGGAGAAGCTGCTCATCGAGTGCACCCTGGAGGCGTTCCACGAGGACCTCGTCGTCGGCATCCAGGACCTCGGCGCGGCCGGGCTCTCCTGCGCCACGTCCGAGCTGGCCTCGAACGGCACCGGCGGCATGCGCGTCGAACTCGATGTCGTACCCCTGCGCGACGCGACGCTTTCGCCCGAGGAGATCCTCATGAGCGAGTCGCAGGAGCGGATGTGCGCGGTGGTCGAGCCCGCGAAGGCCGACCGCTTCCTCGCCATCTGCGAGAAGTGGGACGTCACCGCCACCGTCATCGGCGAGGTCACCGACGGCGACCGGCTGGAGATCTACTGGCACGGCGAGCAGATCGTCGACGTGCCGCCGCGCACCGTCGCCCACGACGGCCCGGTCTACGAGCGGCCGATGGCCCGCCCCGGCTGGCTCGACGCGCTCCAGGCCGACGACGCGGCGAAGCTCCCGCGCCCGGCGGACGGCGCGGAGCTGCGCGCGCAGGTGCTGCGGCTCGTCGGCTCGCCGAACCAGGCCGACAAGTCGTGGATCACCTCGCAGTACGACCGCTTCGTCCTCGGCAACACCGTCCTGGCGCAGCCCGAGGACTCCGGCATGATCCGGATCGACGAGGAGACCGGCCTCGGCGTCGCGCTGGCCACCGACGGCAACGGCCGGTACGCCAAGCTCGACCCGTACGCGGGCGCGCAACTGGCGCTGGCGGAGTCGTATCGCAACGTCGCCGCCACCGGCGCCCGCCCGCTCGCCGTCACCGACTGCCTCAACTTCCCCTCGCCGGAGGACCCGGCGGGCATGTGGCAGTTCGCCGAGGCGTGCCGCGGCCTGGCCGACGCCTGCCGCACCCTGGGCACCCCGGTCACCGGCGGCAACGTCTCCCTCTACAACCAGACCGGCGACCAGCCGATCCACCCGACGCCGGTCGTCGGCGTGCTCGGCGTGATCGACGACGTGGCGCGGCGCACCCCGATGGCGTTCGCCCAGGAGGGCCAACTGCTGTACCTCCTCGGCGAGACGAAGGAGGAGCTGGGCGGCTCGGCTTGGTCGCAGGTGGTCCACGACCACCTCGGCGGGCTGCCGCCGGCGGTCGACCTGGAGCGGGAGCGGCTGCTCGCCGAGATCCTCATCTCCGCGTCACGCGACGGCATGATCGACGCGGCGCACGACCTGTCGGACGGCGGTCTGGTGCAGGCGGTGATCGAGTCCTGCCTGAAGGGCGGCCACGGCGCGCGCCTGGTGGTGCCCGAGGGGCTGGATCCCGCGGTGTTCCTCTTCTCGGAGTCGCAGGGCCGCGCGGTGGTGGCGGTGCCGCGGAGCGAGGAGATGCGGTTCACCGACATGTGCGGGGCGCGCGGGCTGCCGGCGACACGGATCGGCGTGGTCGACGGGGACGCGGTGGAGCTGCAGGGGCAGTTCACGCTGCCGCTGGCGGAGCTGCGGGAGACGTACGAGCGGACGATCCCGGAGCTCTTCGCCTGA
- a CDS encoding Lsr2 family protein, with protein sequence MAQRVVVSLFDDIDGGEATETVNFGLDGKSYEIDLNASNAKKLRSTLAPFLRAGRKQAASGRAFTRTDIAPNPATVRAWAGSQGMEVPARGRIPKKVYEAFEAAH encoded by the coding sequence GTGGCGCAGCGCGTAGTGGTCAGCCTCTTCGACGACATCGACGGCGGAGAAGCGACCGAGACGGTCAACTTCGGACTCGACGGGAAGTCGTACGAGATCGATCTCAATGCCTCGAACGCCAAGAAACTGCGCAGCACGCTGGCCCCCTTCCTGCGGGCCGGGCGGAAGCAGGCCGCGTCCGGGCGGGCGTTCACCCGCACCGACATCGCGCCCAACCCCGCCACCGTGCGCGCCTGGGCCGGGTCGCAGGGCATGGAGGTGCCGGCCAGAGGCCGTATCCCGAAGAAGGTCTACGAGGCGTTCGAAGCCGCGCACTGA
- a CDS encoding ATP-binding protein — MRSRTFPRSPDAVARARDFVAGCILGCAPEQAADIVLCVSELATNAVQHTPAGHRFLVRIIPNDGALRIEVHDASADTPYLRTTVDTDERGRGLRLVSEVADDWGVSARRGPGKIVWAEFKIWAAAAVEAPC; from the coding sequence GTGAGATCGCGTACGTTCCCCCGCAGCCCCGATGCCGTCGCGCGGGCGCGTGACTTCGTAGCCGGCTGCATCCTGGGATGCGCTCCCGAGCAGGCCGCCGACATCGTGCTATGCGTCTCGGAGTTGGCAACCAACGCCGTCCAGCACACCCCCGCAGGGCACCGGTTCCTCGTCCGGATCATTCCCAACGACGGCGCCCTACGCATTGAGGTGCACGACGCCAGCGCCGACACCCCGTACCTGCGCACCACCGTGGACACCGACGAACGGGGCCGCGGCCTGCGCCTGGTCAGCGAGGTCGCCGACGACTGGGGCGTATCGGCCCGCCGCGGCCCCGGAAAGATCGTGTGGGCGGAGTTCAAAATCTGGGCCGCCGCGGCTGTGGAGGCACCGTGTTAG
- the purF gene encoding amidophosphoribosyltransferase, with product MPRGDGRLNHDLLPGEKGPQDACGVFGVWAPGEEVAKLTYFGLYALQHRGQESAGIAVSNGSQILVFKDMGLVSQVFDETSLGSLQGHIAVGHARYSTTGASVWENAQPTFRATPHGSLALGHNGNLVNTAELSEMVAALPPDGGSRSGRAAATNDTDLVTALLAGQVDDDGKPLTVEEAAPLVLRRAKGAFSLVFMDEQTLYAARDPQGIRPLVLGRLDRGWVVASESAGLDIVGASFIREVEPGELIAIDENGLRASRFAEAKPKGCVFEYVYLARPDTEIAGRNVYLSRVEMGRQLAAEAPADADLVIPTPESGTPAAIGYAEASGIPYGAGLVKNSYVGRTFIQPSQTIRQLGIRLKLNPLKEVIGGKRLVVVDDSIVRGNTQRALVRMLREAGAAEVHVRISSPPIKWPCFFGIDFATRAELIANGMSVEEICQSLGADSLAYISTDRMIEATGIPKNDLCRACFDGEYPMDLPDPELLGKHLLETEVAGGRDAADALRRP from the coding sequence GTGCCACGTGGTGACGGACGACTCAACCACGACCTGCTTCCCGGCGAGAAGGGCCCCCAGGACGCCTGCGGCGTCTTCGGCGTCTGGGCCCCGGGTGAGGAGGTCGCCAAGCTCACCTACTTCGGACTGTATGCACTGCAACACCGGGGACAGGAGTCCGCGGGAATCGCGGTGAGCAACGGTTCACAGATCCTCGTCTTCAAGGACATGGGCCTGGTCTCGCAGGTCTTCGACGAGACATCCCTCGGCTCCCTCCAGGGCCACATCGCCGTGGGTCACGCGCGCTACTCGACCACCGGTGCCTCCGTGTGGGAGAACGCGCAGCCCACCTTCCGGGCCACCCCCCACGGGTCGCTCGCGCTCGGCCACAACGGCAACCTCGTCAACACCGCCGAGCTGTCCGAGATGGTCGCCGCGCTGCCCCCGGACGGCGGCTCGCGCAGCGGCAGGGCGGCGGCGACCAACGACACCGACCTCGTGACCGCGCTCCTCGCCGGGCAGGTCGACGACGACGGCAAGCCGCTCACCGTGGAGGAGGCCGCGCCGCTGGTGCTGCGGCGGGCCAAGGGCGCGTTCAGCCTCGTCTTCATGGACGAGCAGACGCTCTACGCCGCCCGCGACCCCCAGGGCATCAGGCCGCTCGTGCTCGGGCGCCTCGACCGCGGCTGGGTGGTGGCGTCGGAGAGCGCCGGGCTCGACATCGTCGGGGCCAGCTTCATCCGCGAGGTGGAGCCGGGCGAGCTGATCGCGATCGACGAGAACGGGCTGCGCGCCAGCCGCTTTGCCGAGGCAAAGCCCAAGGGGTGTGTCTTCGAGTACGTGTACCTCGCCCGGCCCGACACCGAGATCGCCGGCCGGAACGTCTACCTCTCCCGCGTCGAGATGGGCCGCCAGCTCGCCGCGGAGGCCCCCGCCGACGCCGATCTGGTGATACCGACGCCCGAGTCCGGCACCCCCGCCGCCATCGGGTACGCGGAGGCCAGCGGCATCCCGTACGGGGCCGGGCTGGTCAAGAACAGCTACGTGGGCCGGACCTTCATCCAGCCCTCCCAGACCATCCGGCAGCTCGGCATCCGGCTGAAGCTGAACCCGCTCAAGGAGGTCATCGGCGGCAAGCGCCTCGTCGTCGTGGACGACTCCATCGTCCGCGGGAACACGCAGCGTGCGCTGGTGCGGATGCTCCGCGAGGCCGGCGCCGCCGAGGTGCACGTGCGCATCTCGTCGCCGCCCATCAAGTGGCCGTGCTTCTTCGGCATCGACTTCGCCACCCGCGCCGAGCTGATCGCCAACGGCATGTCGGTGGAGGAGATCTGCCAGTCGCTGGGCGCGGACTCGCTCGCGTACATCTCCACCGACCGCATGATCGAGGCCACCGGCATCCCCAAGAACGACCTCTGCCGCGCCTGCTTCGACGGCGAGTACCCGATGGACCTGCCCGACCCGGAGCTGCTGGGCAAGCACCTGCTGGAGACCGAGGTCGCCGGCGGGCGCGACGCCGCCGACGCCCTGCGCCGTCCG
- a CDS encoding sterol carrier family protein has product MTTAKRSGARRARTYDPDKTWTALTAQVRALSAAAHALDERRLALPSGLPGWDVRLLLAHVAGEIETVPRLLAEPPPAAVRAAVDLPRWAVSTAGAADDLAAGAVRDAERISTAYGDGPAALASALDAAAERLAAAAPEAVRSDRLLPHRFGPMTALDVTVTRLVELVVHSDDLTRATGADVTLDRGAVAATVRVLADALAAKSPGAAVEVRIPPYAAIQCIEGPRHTRGTPPNVVETGPLTWIRLATGRTEWAAALEEGSVAASGERADLSGVLPVLA; this is encoded by the coding sequence ATGACGACCGCCAAGCGCAGCGGCGCCCGCAGGGCACGTACGTACGACCCGGACAAGACGTGGACGGCGCTCACGGCGCAGGTGCGCGCGCTCAGCGCCGCGGCGCACGCGCTGGACGAGCGCCGGCTCGCGCTGCCGTCGGGCCTGCCGGGCTGGGACGTACGGCTGCTGCTGGCGCATGTCGCCGGCGAGATCGAGACGGTGCCGCGGCTGCTCGCCGAGCCGCCGCCGGCGGCGGTCCGGGCGGCGGTCGACCTGCCGAGGTGGGCGGTGTCGACGGCGGGCGCGGCGGACGACCTGGCGGCGGGCGCCGTACGGGACGCGGAGCGCATCTCCACCGCGTACGGGGACGGGCCGGCGGCCCTCGCCTCGGCGCTGGACGCGGCAGCGGAGCGGCTGGCGGCGGCCGCGCCCGAGGCGGTACGGAGCGACAGGCTGCTGCCGCACCGCTTCGGCCCGATGACCGCGCTCGACGTGACGGTCACCCGCCTCGTCGAGCTCGTCGTGCACAGCGACGACCTGACCCGCGCCACCGGCGCGGACGTCACGCTGGACCGGGGCGCGGTCGCCGCCACGGTCCGCGTCCTGGCGGACGCCCTGGCGGCGAAGTCCCCGGGCGCGGCGGTGGAGGTCCGCATCCCGCCGTACGCGGCGATCCAGTGCATCGAGGGCCCCCGCCACACCCGGGGCACGCCGCCGAACGTGGTGGAGACGGGCCCCCTGACGTGGATCCGGCTGGCGACGGGGCGCACGGAGTGGGCGGCGGCGCTGGAGGAGGGCTCGGTCGCGGCGAGCGGCGAACGGGCGGACCTGAGCGGGGTGCTCCCCGTGCTCGCCTGA
- a CDS encoding multidrug efflux SMR transporter gives MHWLHLGLAVVFEIAVALSAGKARGFTRPAWTAATLISGGVATYLLSRALLTFDVGAGYAIWTSVAGVGIVVLGVLLFGQRLGWRKLLGIAAVIAGVVGLQLSGAA, from the coding sequence ATGCACTGGCTCCATCTCGGCCTCGCCGTCGTCTTCGAAATCGCCGTCGCGCTGTCCGCGGGCAAGGCCCGGGGCTTCACCCGGCCCGCCTGGACCGCCGCCACGCTCATCAGCGGCGGCGTCGCCACCTACCTCCTCAGCCGGGCGCTGCTCACCTTCGACGTCGGCGCCGGCTACGCGATCTGGACCTCCGTCGCCGGCGTCGGGATCGTCGTCCTCGGCGTCCTCCTCTTCGGCCAGCGCCTCGGCTGGCGCAAGCTCCTCGGCATCGCCGCCGTCATCGCCGGAGTCGTCGGCCTCCAGCTCAGCGGTGCGGCATGA
- a CDS encoding YciI family protein: MEFFCYHRDRPGSLELRYELLEEHWSYMDRYAAEMIARGPTTAGDGEVPTGSVHILDLPDPAAARAFAFGEPGWQAGAYRDVMLRRWRNALGRTMWDFPGGRTGGDRYLVLGLGAGEAVDLDLPRERDELIAYGPLLSDDGDRWLGTAALLRAPDAAAARAVLTAAAYAAVEVHDWHFGGRPE, translated from the coding sequence ATGGAGTTCTTCTGTTACCACCGCGACCGGCCCGGCTCACTGGAGCTGCGGTATGAACTGCTGGAGGAGCACTGGTCCTACATGGACCGGTACGCGGCGGAGATGATCGCGCGCGGCCCGACCACGGCAGGCGACGGTGAGGTGCCGACCGGCAGCGTGCACATCCTCGACCTGCCGGATCCCGCCGCCGCCCGCGCGTTCGCCTTCGGCGAGCCCGGCTGGCAGGCGGGTGCGTACCGCGACGTGATGCTGCGCCGCTGGCGCAACGCCCTGGGCCGCACGATGTGGGACTTCCCCGGCGGGCGTACGGGCGGCGACCGCTACCTCGTGCTCGGACTCGGCGCCGGTGAGGCGGTCGACCTGGACCTGCCGCGGGAGCGGGACGAGTTGATCGCGTACGGGCCGCTGCTGTCGGACGACGGCGACAGGTGGCTGGGCACCGCCGCGCTGCTGCGGGCCCCGGACGCGGCCGCGGCGCGGGCGGTCCTCACGGCGGCCGCGTACGCCGCGGTCGAGGTGCACGACTGGCACTTCGGCGGCCGGCCGGAGTGA
- the purQ gene encoding phosphoribosylformylglycinamidine synthase subunit PurQ, which translates to MTARIGVVTFPGSLDDRDALRAVRLAGAEPVSLWHRDRDLRQVDAVVLPGGFSYGDYLRAGAISRFAPVMDTVVAQARSGMPVLGICNGFQVLTETHLLPGAMLRNNHLHFICRDQKLRVENAGTAWTADYAAGQDIHIPLKNIDGRYTADERTLDELEATGRVVFRYLDGNPNGSLRDIAGIANEAGNVVGLMPHPEHAVEPLVGTGRTDGLGFFTSILKRLVHA; encoded by the coding sequence GTGACCGCTCGTATCGGCGTCGTCACCTTTCCGGGATCTCTCGACGACCGCGACGCGCTGCGGGCGGTTCGGCTGGCGGGCGCCGAGCCGGTCTCGCTCTGGCACCGGGACAGGGATCTGCGGCAGGTCGACGCGGTCGTGCTCCCCGGCGGTTTCAGTTACGGCGACTATCTGCGCGCGGGTGCCATTTCGCGCTTTGCGCCCGTGATGGATACGGTCGTCGCGCAGGCCAGGTCCGGGATGCCGGTCCTCGGCATCTGCAACGGCTTCCAGGTGCTGACGGAAACTCATCTTCTGCCCGGCGCGATGTTGCGCAACAACCACCTGCACTTCATCTGCAGGGACCAGAAGCTGCGGGTGGAGAACGCCGGCACCGCCTGGACTGCCGACTACGCCGCGGGCCAGGACATCCACATTCCGTTGAAGAACATCGACGGCCGTTACACCGCGGACGAACGCACGCTCGACGAGCTGGAGGCCACCGGCCGCGTCGTCTTCCGCTACCTCGACGGCAACCCCAACGGCTCGCTGCGTGACATCGCCGGCATCGCCAACGAGGCGGGCAACGTCGTCGGCCTCATGCCCCACCCCGAGCACGCCGTCGAACCCCTCGTCGGCACCGGCCGCACCGACGGCCTCGGCTTCTTCACCTCGATCCTCAAGAGGCTGGTCCACGCATGA
- a CDS encoding MerR family transcriptional regulator, with translation MRIGELAAASGVSTRSLRYYEEQGLIRSRRTPGGWRDFDGSMVERVVMIQHLFAAGLSSTTVHEVLPCLEAPPEERTGVMERLLSQEVERLEAKRRDIDRELDTLRALRAETALVGEAP, from the coding sequence ATGCGCATCGGCGAGCTGGCCGCCGCGAGCGGCGTCAGCACCCGTTCCCTGCGGTATTACGAGGAGCAGGGCCTCATCCGCTCCCGGCGTACCCCCGGCGGGTGGCGGGACTTCGACGGCTCCATGGTCGAGCGGGTGGTCATGATCCAGCACCTGTTCGCCGCCGGCCTGTCGAGCACCACGGTCCACGAGGTGCTGCCCTGCCTGGAGGCCCCGCCCGAGGAGCGTACGGGCGTGATGGAGCGGTTGCTCTCCCAGGAAGTCGAGCGGCTCGAGGCCAAGCGACGGGACATCGACCGCGAACTCGACACCCTGCGGGCGCTCCGCGCCGAGACGGCCCTGGTCGGCGAAGCCCCGTAA
- a CDS encoding PH domain-containing protein gives MPIADRYLAEDESLVYVTRQHWTTLVNEFLALCVIAVAAGALVWWLPTDEDWGTYTSFGVLAVAAIFACYFWLVPLLQWRSTMYILTTKRLHKRSGFLSKSGRSIPLSRVNDVSFRANLWERIMRYGTLNVQSASEQGVMTLRHVPDPEGLKAEIYRAVDALGGGSEPVR, from the coding sequence ATGCCTATCGCCGACCGCTACCTCGCAGAAGACGAGTCGCTGGTGTACGTGACCCGCCAGCACTGGACCACGCTGGTCAACGAGTTCCTCGCGCTCTGCGTCATCGCGGTGGCCGCCGGGGCGCTCGTCTGGTGGCTGCCGACGGACGAGGACTGGGGGACGTACACGAGCTTCGGGGTGCTGGCGGTGGCGGCGATCTTCGCCTGCTACTTCTGGCTCGTGCCGCTGCTGCAGTGGCGCAGCACGATGTACATCCTGACCACCAAGCGCCTCCACAAGCGCAGCGGCTTCCTCTCCAAGTCCGGCCGCAGCATCCCGCTGTCGCGCGTGAACGACGTGTCGTTCCGGGCCAACCTGTGGGAACGGATCATGCGCTACGGCACCCTCAACGTGCAGTCCGCGTCCGAGCAGGGCGTGATGACGCTCCGGCACGTACCGGACCCGGAGGGGCTGAAGGCCGAGATCTACCGCGCCGTGGACGCCCTCGGGGGCGGGTCGGAGCCTGTGCGCTGA
- a CDS encoding cysteine hydrolase family protein produces MAITYTEEWVTARARTAYESGRASFHVRPERTALLVIDMQDEFVRPGWSPYWVPAATRMAPRLQRLIEDCRAAAVPVIWTIFDDTHLGLDRPRALRFLPHADTDWRRPGPAEVWAPMGRRPDDVVIRKPSYGAFYDTPLDTMLRNLGRDTVIVTGTLTNYCCGTTARQAYERGYEVVFGSDVTATDDESRQEPELAVLRKGFALVLTAGEITARLAAATAA; encoded by the coding sequence ATGGCGATAACGTACACCGAGGAGTGGGTGACCGCGCGGGCGCGTACGGCCTACGAGAGCGGCCGGGCGTCCTTCCATGTACGACCCGAACGGACAGCGTTGCTGGTCATCGACATGCAGGACGAGTTCGTCCGCCCCGGCTGGAGCCCGTACTGGGTCCCCGCGGCCACCCGGATGGCACCCCGCCTGCAACGCCTGATCGAAGACTGCCGGGCCGCCGCTGTCCCGGTGATCTGGACCATCTTCGACGACACCCACCTCGGCCTGGACCGCCCCCGTGCCCTGCGGTTCCTCCCGCACGCCGACACCGACTGGCGCCGCCCGGGCCCCGCCGAGGTCTGGGCCCCTATGGGCCGCCGCCCCGACGACGTGGTGATCCGCAAGCCCTCCTACGGCGCGTTCTACGACACCCCGCTCGACACGATGCTGCGCAACCTCGGCCGCGACACGGTCATCGTCACGGGCACGCTCACGAACTACTGCTGCGGCACCACGGCCCGGCAGGCGTACGAACGCGGCTACGAGGTCGTCTTCGGCTCCGACGTCACGGCCACCGACGACGAGTCCCGCCAGGAACCCGAACTCGCGGTCCTGCGCAAGGGCTTCGCGCTGGTCCTGACCGCCGGGGAGATCACCGCACGCCTGGCGGCGGCGACGGCGGCGTGA
- a CDS encoding PadR family transcriptional regulator, whose protein sequence is MCESNTMLELAILGFLAEEPLHGYQLRRRIAHLSGHTRPVSDGSLYPAINRLVRAGLLDRRTEPGASAAQRQTLSLTDAGREELLRRLREADGLDVSDSSRFFTVLAFLSRLPDTADQHAVLRRRLDFLEQPASFFHDGDRPLSAGDTDDPYRRGMLTVARATSRAERAWLRETLG, encoded by the coding sequence ATGTGCGAGAGTAACACCATGCTCGAACTCGCGATCCTGGGATTCCTGGCGGAGGAGCCGCTCCACGGCTACCAACTGCGCCGCCGCATCGCCCACCTGTCCGGCCACACCCGGCCGGTCAGCGACGGCAGCCTCTACCCCGCGATCAACCGGCTGGTCCGGGCCGGGCTGCTCGACCGGCGGACCGAGCCGGGCGCCTCCGCCGCGCAGCGGCAGACACTGAGCCTCACCGACGCCGGCCGCGAGGAGCTGCTGCGCCGGCTGCGGGAGGCCGACGGCCTGGATGTCAGCGACAGCAGCCGGTTCTTCACCGTCCTGGCCTTCCTCTCCCGCCTGCCCGACACCGCCGACCAGCACGCGGTGCTGCGCCGCCGGCTGGACTTCCTCGAACAGCCGGCGAGCTTCTTCCACGACGGCGACCGCCCGCTGAGTGCCGGCGACACCGACGACCCGTACCGGCGCGGCATGCTCACCGTCGCCCGCGCGACCAGCCGGGCGGAAAGGGCCTGGCTGCGGGAGACGCTGGGCTGA
- a CDS encoding GntR family transcriptional regulator, whose product MAGRNDQAEYVRIARELRARIMAGEYPPGSQLPTLPELASTNGVSETTIRQALAMLRSEGLIETRARAGTLVRARPPVHRLQADRYRNRGARRPATPYTRDQGIGWSEYRLDKRFEQVEADDDLAELFEGESGERLLARHFVFHDNDVPTQMSTSYVRWSDVADTPVADPVNEPWPGGTRAQLATLGIRVVRVTEALTGGMPTPDEAETLRLGAGVPVLRIVRRHIATGGRVVEVARPIVRRADTTVVEYVVDLDDDA is encoded by the coding sequence GTGGCGGGTCGGAACGATCAGGCCGAGTACGTGCGCATCGCACGCGAGCTACGCGCACGGATCATGGCCGGCGAATACCCGCCCGGCTCCCAGCTCCCGACCCTGCCTGAGCTGGCCTCCACGAACGGCGTGTCGGAAACCACCATCAGGCAGGCGCTCGCGATGCTGCGCAGTGAAGGGCTGATCGAGACGAGAGCACGCGCCGGCACCCTCGTACGGGCCCGCCCGCCGGTGCACCGGCTACAGGCCGATCGATACCGCAACAGGGGCGCCCGCCGACCAGCGACTCCCTACACACGAGACCAGGGCATCGGATGGTCCGAGTATCGGCTCGACAAGCGATTCGAGCAGGTCGAGGCCGACGACGACCTCGCCGAACTGTTCGAGGGCGAGAGCGGCGAACGCCTGCTCGCACGGCACTTCGTGTTCCACGACAACGACGTACCCACGCAGATGAGTACCAGCTACGTGCGGTGGTCCGACGTGGCCGATACGCCCGTCGCCGACCCGGTCAACGAACCATGGCCGGGCGGCACACGAGCGCAGTTGGCCACCCTGGGCATTCGCGTGGTGAGGGTCACGGAAGCTCTCACGGGCGGGATGCCGACCCCGGATGAGGCCGAGACGCTGCGCTTGGGCGCCGGCGTCCCAGTCCTGCGGATCGTCCGCCGGCATATCGCGACCGGCGGGCGCGTGGTGGAGGTCGCCCGCCCGATCGTGCGGCGAGCTGACACAACGGTCGTCGAGTACGTGGTCGACCTCGACGACGACGCCTGA